The genomic DNA CCGAAGGCTTTGACCGGGAGATCAATCAGAATGATCTTTCCCTGCTCGGTCTCTTCGGGCGTGATATTCGTGTCGGTGCTGAACAGCTCGCGAAGCAGGCCGCGGTTGAGCATGTCCGCCCAGCCGCTGAACGTCGCCTGAATCACGCTGCGCGTTCGCTCGGCCAGGTTCGGCCATTCGATGAGGTTGTAATCCGCTACGACCGCAAAGTCGTGCGCTTGCCGCGAGGTCTTCTCCTTGGCGTCAACCAGTCGATGATAATGAAAATTCAAGGATTGCCCTTGCCAGTACTTGTCTCGGATTTGCGCGGGCGACAGCGGCGCGGACAGCACTACCTGCACCAGATCCGGCACCGAGACGCGGCCGGTCGCGAGTGACACGAGATCGACCGCATTCCGCATCGCCTTTTGGGCGTTCTGTTTCCAGAAGTCGCCGTCCTCTCGGCCGCCGCCGGACGCATTGCGCTCACGAATCTCCATGACATTGGAAAACAGTGCGACGATGTTCTCCGTCAGGCCAGCCCCACTATCTTTTCGATTCAATTCGTAGTCGAGGAAGTTGAATCGGCGTGACGCATCAGGGCCGACGATCACCAGATCGCTCTGTCGTCCGGATTCGCGGCAATAGGTTTCCCACATCAGGCGTTCGTCCGATTTTGCGGTGAGCACCAATCCGCCGAATCCGGATTCCAGCATCGCCAGTGCCAGGGTACGACCGCTGCCGGAGGACTTGCCCGACCCGGTTGCGCCGGTGACGAGTGTGCCTTCGAGTGCATCGCGCACCGTCCAGGCATCTGTCTTCGACCATCGCAAGAGTTCGTCGCTCAGATTCCACTGACGCGGGCGCGCTTTCGGACGGGATTTGCGTCGGAATAATCGACCGAGCATCATGCGGCCTCCCGTTCGTCGTTATCATTCGAATCGGACGACATCACGGAGTTTCGCTTGGCGGCCAGGGCCTGCTCGAACTCCAGTTCCTCCAGCATCGTGCGTCGCTTGCGTTCCGTGACGGCCGACTTCGCGGCGCCGAGCGCGCCGAGGATGTAGCCAATGTCGTCGAGCCATCCGACGCCGGGCACGATATCCGGGAGGCAATCGACTGGCGACGGGATTAACAGTAGCAGCCCACAGGCCAGCGCCCACTTGGACATTTCCAGTCCGACCGAGCGCAGCTTCGATTGCGGCATGGCCAGCAGCACCGTCATCGTGATGAAGAACACTGTGCCGCAAATCACAAATACCCTCAGGAATTCAAAGAACTCAACCATGACTGACCTCCCAACTTTGTCAATAGAATCGCCTGGTGAGACCATCCCACCATTCGTATCACCTTTGCGGGCCGACTCTGTTGCCGACCTGCTGTCTCAATGTCTTGCAGAAAGTAGTGAGCGTGACGCCCTTTGGTCGTGCGCGGCGTGCCTTAGCTAACAGTTCTGAGAGGCACGAGATGAACACGTCGAGAGTTAAGCCACTACATGTCACTGTCACCGAACGACCGGCCGACAATACGGCGGTTACTCGCGATTTGCGTTCGCTTGGTATCGAATTGCCTACGTTCTTAGATTGCTTAATGCTGGCGACGACGGCGTCGCGCGATAGGCCGTGCTCAACCGCGTCTTCCGCCAGACGGTTCTGTGTTTCCATGTCTCCGGCTCGAGCAATTTCCACAGCGGTGCTCGCCGCAATCTCGCCACTCGCAACGAACTTCTTCACGATCGGCGACGCACCCAACAGTGTGAGCAGATTGCTGACTGACGATGTGCTGAGTCCGAGTTCGACTGCGGCCTGCGATGCAGACAGGCCTGATTCCTCCATAAACCGAGCGATCGCATTGGCCGTATCGAGGTCAAGTAGATTCTCCCGGTGAATGTTTTCGACCAACCGTGACGCGAGTAATTGTGACCGGTTGTAGTCGCCCTCGACGATTCGCGCGGGAATCGTCTCTTTCTCGGCTATTTGCGACGCAAGAAACCTCCTCATTCCGACGAGCAATTCATACTCATCCCCAACTCTGCGAACAATAACGGGATGCAGTACGCCGACTGTCTGAATCGACTTACTCATTCCAAGCAATGAATCACGCGTCGGAACGTCTCGATCGTTTTCTCCGAGTCGTATTCGGTCCAATGGGATGTCAACCGTGTGGCGCACAACCATGATGTTTCTCCCTGCTAACAAGCGGCAGCGCCCGCTTGGTGCCAAGCGCTTGTATTACATACTTGTCGCAGACCATCGGTTCCTTACATCGCGCCACGTTCCGTATTGCCACGCAGCGCCGGCTATGGCATACTGAAAGCAGCACATTGCGGGGGATTCATGGCCGAGACTTCATCGCGCGACCGCCAGCGCGAACCGCTTCACGACGAGATCGCTTCGCTTTTCGTTGGTCTTGCCGACGAGCCTGAACGCCGCATCGCCGAGCTTCAGGCGCTAAAGCGCGCCTTTGATGAAGTGTGGAGCGCGGCTGCCGATGAGCACCGCGCATGAGGGGCGAATCGCAGTCCCCCATACTCAATCAAGCGAAGCTCTCGGCTATCCGGTCGCTCTTCAAAGGATTGCCCGACGGCTTCGACGAGCGCCACGCGGCACTCAAAGCGATCCGCGATGAGTTCCATACCGAGCTTGCCCGTAATTTCGAGACGATTTTGAACGAGTATGCCCAGCTGTTGCCGCAGGACACCTATGACGAGAAGCGCAAAACTGCCAGCATGATTAACGGACTGCTTCGCAGCGTCGGACTCACGATCCGCAACGACAACGGGCAAGCGGCCTTGCTGGTGGTTGACACGTTGGGAGACGCCGATCCCAACGTCTCGCGTTTCCGTTTGGAATGGAGGGACGACGAAGGCCGCGTCCGACGCACCGGCACCAAGCAGTACCTTCAAGAACTCACGCTGATGCAGGAGCATCCGAGGCAGGATTTCTGGGCCAAGCGCATGCGGCGCGAGCCGCCAGACCGGGAACGCTAACGCCCTGGCGCGACCTGTTACTCGCCCGCGAAGTCGATCAGCAGCGTGCGGAGCCGCTGGCGGCAGCGGCTCTCACGGGCATAGTGGACCGACGCTCGAGTTTGACGGACTTCGGGCCGGCTGCCTTGCGCCCGATCCACGACATCCGCAAACACCGACCGCTCGGCCGGCGTCAGGCACTCCACCGCGACGGTCAGCGCCTCGCGAAACTCGCGATCCCTCACTAAGGCGACCGGATCAAAGGACCGCTGACGCGCGGCAGGTTCCTCGACGGAACCGAGCCCGATCGACAATCGCTTGGATTGCCGCACCAAGTGCAGGCAGTGGAAAAAGATGATGCCATCCACATAATGCCAAAAGGATCCCCGGCTCGGGTCATACCGCATGAGGAAGCCCCGGCACAAGATGGTGATGAGCACATCTTGGCAGGCATCCCGCGGGTCGATGTAGGGACGGCTCGCCAATAGTCGCCCGCAGCGTTTGATTACGCGGGCCTCAATCTCATCCCAGGTCGCTCCCGCCAGTTTTTCAAGCATTTCCACGCCATTGCTTTGGTTTTTCCGCATGATCTGCCTTTCTGGATGTCTTTCGTTTTCCTAGGTAGGATTTTCCAACCTGGAGCGGGCGCGACCGTCATAGCGCCACCCGGCTACAAAGAGGAATCCACGTGAGGCCCGGACGTAGCGCGGTCTGGCGATTTTTCTTTACGAGCGACAAAGGCAGGCGTGTACAAGTGGACCAGATGGAGTCAAATGAGGAGCTTTCAACGCTGCTTCGGCTGGCAATCGGCGGAGACATGGCAAGTCTGGGGCAACTGCTTGAAGCCCAACGATCATGGTGCACGGATGTTGCCCGAAGGCACATGCGAGACGGCATCCTTTTTGCTATTGACCCCGAGGATATCGTACAGACCGCGTTCGCCAATGCCACGAACAGCATTGCTTCCTTCACCCTTCAATCCGGCGATCCGATGCCGAACTTCAGGGCGTGGATGAAACGCATCATTATTAACACGATTCGCAAGGCAAATCGGCGCCGAAGCGCTGGCATCCGAGACCTTCATTCCGATTTGTTGGTTGGCTCTTCAAGCCACAATCCGCTTCGCTCACTCGCCAAGAAAGAGGCGCAACTAATCCTCTCCACATCGTTGGCTACCGTTTCGAAGCAGCACGCTCAGGTCATTCACATGTTCTACTTTGAGGGACTGTCAAAGGCTCGAATCGCCGAACAACTTGGCAAGACCCAGGCGAGCGTCATAGGCCTGATACAACGAGCCATGGAAGCGCTTCACGAGGCTGCGGGACACTCATCTGAGTTTTACTTGAAAGGTCGGAGACGGCGACGGAAGGGCACCGATGAGCCTGTTCCCTGATATGAGCAACTCACCGTCCGATTCGTTCAAGGAGTCGGACGCGGATTTGATCCCATCGGAGCCCGGTGGGAAAACGGTAGAGTGGCCACGC from Phycisphaerae bacterium includes the following:
- a CDS encoding sigma-70 family RNA polymerase sigma factor codes for the protein MESNEELSTLLRLAIGGDMASLGQLLEAQRSWCTDVARRHMRDGILFAIDPEDIVQTAFANATNSIASFTLQSGDPMPNFRAWMKRIIINTIRKANRRRSAGIRDLHSDLLVGSSSHNPLRSLAKKEAQLILSTSLATVSKQHAQVIHMFYFEGLSKARIAEQLGKTQASVIGLIQRAMEALHEAAGHSSEFYLKGRRRRRKGTDEPVP
- a CDS encoding sigma-70 family RNA polymerase sigma factor, with amino-acid sequence MRKNQSNGVEMLEKLAGATWDEIEARVIKRCGRLLASRPYIDPRDACQDVLITILCRGFLMRYDPSRGSFWHYVDGIIFFHCLHLVRQSKRLSIGLGSVEEPAARQRSFDPVALVRDREFREALTVAVECLTPAERSVFADVVDRAQGSRPEVRQTRASVHYARESRCRQRLRTLLIDFAGE
- a CDS encoding DUF1232 domain-containing protein, giving the protein MTVLLAMPQSKLRSVGLEMSKWALACGLLLLIPSPVDCLPDIVPGVGWLDDIGYILGALGAAKSAVTERKRRTMLEELEFEQALAAKRNSVMSSDSNDNDEREAA
- a CDS encoding ParB/RepB/Spo0J family partition protein, whose translation is MVVRHTVDIPLDRIRLGENDRDVPTRDSLLGMSKSIQTVGVLHPVIVRRVGDEYELLVGMRRFLASQIAEKETIPARIVEGDYNRSQLLASRLVENIHRENLLDLDTANAIARFMEESGLSASQAAVELGLSTSSVSNLLTLLGASPIVKKFVASGEIAASTAVEIARAGDMETQNRLAEDAVEHGLSRDAVVASIKQSKNVGNSIPSERKSRVTAVLSAGRSVTVTCSGLTLDVFISCLSELLAKARRARPKGVTLTTFCKTLRQQVGNRVGPQR